In Capsicum annuum cultivar UCD-10X-F1 chromosome 7, UCD10Xv1.1, whole genome shotgun sequence, one genomic interval encodes:
- the LOC107878663 gene encoding thioredoxin 1 isoform X1, translating to MAAVLPSSSLAPVAAGYSFSNRRSSVRFSQFKGLKIQSTRSSISTTSSSKIVPRGGRIVCEAQNTAVEVAAVNDKTWKSLVVESDLPVLVEFWAPWCGPCRMIHPVVDELAKEYGDKLKCYKLNTDESPSIATQFGIRSIPTVMIFKNGEKKDAVIGAVPKSTLTTCIEKFV from the exons aTGGCTGCTGTGCTGCCGTCGTCGTCGCTTGCTCCGGTAGCTGCCGGTTATTCCTTCTCTAATCGTCGTTCATCTGTTAGATTCTCTCAGTTTAAAGGCCTTAAGATCCAGTCAACTCGATCATCCATATCCACTACCTCTTCATCCAAAATCGTTCCCCGTGGTGGACGCATCGTTTGCGAAGCTCAGAATACCGCCGTCGAAG TGGCTGCTGTTAATGATAAAACATGGAAGTCACTTGTAGTTGAGTCTGATTTACCTGTACTGGTTGAATTTTGGGCTCCGTGGTGTGGTCCATGTCGAATGATCCACCCTGTCGTTGATGAACTAGCCAAGGAATATGGTGACAAGCTTAAATGCTACAAGCTGAACACAGATGAAAGTCCTTCCATTGCAACCCAATTTGGAATCCGAAGCATCCCAACTGTGATGATATTCAAGAATGGAGAGAAGAAAGATGCAGTCATTGGTGCAGTTCCTAAATCAACACTAACCACCTGCATAGAAAAATTCGTGTAA
- the LOC107878663 gene encoding thioredoxin M2, chloroplastic isoform X2: MIHPVVDELAKEYGDKLKCYKLNTDESPSIATQFGIRSIPTVMIFKNGEKKDAVIGAVPKSTLTTCIEKFV; encoded by the coding sequence ATGATCCACCCTGTCGTTGATGAACTAGCCAAGGAATATGGTGACAAGCTTAAATGCTACAAGCTGAACACAGATGAAAGTCCTTCCATTGCAACCCAATTTGGAATCCGAAGCATCCCAACTGTGATGATATTCAAGAATGGAGAGAAGAAAGATGCAGTCATTGGTGCAGTTCCTAAATCAACACTAACCACCTGCATAGAAAAATTCGTGTAA